One genomic window of Gossypium hirsutum isolate 1008001.06 chromosome D11, Gossypium_hirsutum_v2.1, whole genome shotgun sequence includes the following:
- the LOC107911775 gene encoding pentatricopeptide repeat-containing protein At5g40400 isoform X2, whose amino-acid sequence MTRASLSALNQSLVNSANFYGNFITKLPFSSSSASSLQTIENSQCKPLLNPLYNLLPETRNPNKIIDLISSSLKQNNSQLTLLQNHIKPLIPHLGCHEITRVLLRFQSDCSSALTFFNWVKNDLGIKLSSHNYCYIVHILAWSKNFSLAMNLLCELIDFVKDCSNCEDLFESLVSCSKDCNFDPVVFDMLIKGYVRKGMVKEAIRTFTNVLEVGYLPSVITCNCLLNGLLRLNFIDQCWLVYEEMGRVGIRPNSYTFNILTNVFCKDGNVDKVNEFLERMEEEGFDPDLVTYNTLISSYCRKERLNDAFYLYRIMYRRGVVPDLVSYTALMNGLCKEGRVREAHQLFHRMVHRGLNPDIVSYNTLISGYCKEGRMQESKYLVHEMIGNGISPDSFTCRVLVEGYGKQGRLVSALNLVVELRRFGVSISSSIYDFLIVSLCREDRPFAAKNILGRISQDGYVPKPDIYNELIETFCRCNNVADALLVKAEMVRKRIKVNLVAYRALICSSCRIGKTHEAESLMEEMLKSDILPDPHICRVLIQCYCDQMDIDKAELILSFFAKKFRIFDTESYNVLVSTYTESGDMEKLMELQDRMMKLGFAPNSLTCKYVIHGLLKAKRLYKQKLLGS is encoded by the coding sequence atgaCTCGAGCTTCGCTCAGTGCCTTAAACCAGAGCCTAGTAAACTCAGCCAATTTCTATGGGAACTTCATAACAAAATTACCCTTTTCTTCATCCTCAGCTTCTTCACTTCAAACCATTGAAAACTCTCAGTGTAAACCGCTCTTAAATCCACTTTACAATCTTCTTCCTGAAACCCGAAACCCTAATAAAATAATAGACCTCATTTCATCCTCTCTCAAACAAAACAATTCTCAATTAACCCTTCTCCAAAATCACATAAAACCCCTTATTCCTCATTTGGGCTGTCATGAAATCACAAGGGTATTATTAAGATTCCAGTCTGACTGTTCTTCAGCTTTAACCTTCTTCAACTGGGTGAAAAACGATCTGGGTATTAAACTTTCTTCACATAACTACTGTTACATTGTTCATATATTGGCTTGGTCTAAAAATTTCTCTTTGGCAATGAACTTGTTATGTGAATTGATTGATTTTGTTAAAGACTGTTCAAATTGTGAAGATCTTTTTGAAAGTTTGGTGAGCTGTAGTAAAGATTGTAACTTTGATCCTGTTGTTTTTGATATGCTTATTAAGGGTTATGTGAGAAAGGGTATGGTTAAAGAAGCGATTAGAACCTTTACGAACGTTTTGGAAGTCGGCTATTTGCCCTCTGTGATCACTTGCAATTGTCTTTTGAATGGATTGTTGAGGTTGAATTTTATTGATCAGTGTTGGTTAGTGTATGAAGAGATGGGGAGAGTCGGGATTCGACCAAATTCGTACACTTTTAATATATTGACTAATGTTTTTTGCAAAGATGGGAATGTTGATAAGGTTAATGAGTTCTTGGAGAGGATGGAAGAAGAAGGGTTTGATCCTGATTTGGTGACCTATAATACACTGATTAGTAGCTATTGTAGGAAAGAGAGACTCAATGATGCATTCTATTTGTATCGGATTATGTATCGGAGAGGTGTTGTGCCAGATTTGGTTTCATATACCGCACTGATGAACGGTCTTTGTAAAGAAGGGAGGGTGAGAGAGGCACATCAGTTATTCCATAGAATGGTTCATCGAGGATTGAATCCGGACATTGTGTCGTATAATACTCTTATTTCTGGTTATTGCAAGGAGGGGAGGATGCAAGAGTCGAAATATTTGGTGCATGAGATGATAGGAAATGGGATTTCCCCTGATAGTTTTACTTGTCGAGTTCTCGTGGAAGGATATGGAAAACAGGGAAGGTTGGTTTCAGCTTTGAATTTGGTTGTAGAGCTAAGGAGATTTGGGGTTTCCATATCATCCAGCATTTATGATTTTTTGATTGTTTCTTTATGTCGTGAGGATCGACCATTCGCTGCAAAGAATATCCTTGGGAGAATCTCTCAGGATGGTTATGTACCCAAACCAGATATCTATAACGAATTGATCGAAACGTTCTGCAGATGcaataatgtggccgatgcattgCTCGTAAAAGCTGAGATGGTTCGTAAGAGAATAAAAGTCAATCTTGTTGCATACAGAGCTCTTATATGCTCATCATGTAGAATAGGTAAAACTCACGAAGCAGAATCCTTGATGGAAGAAATGCTTAAATCTGATATCCTTCCGGATCCACACATATGCAGGGTGCTTATCCAGTGCTACTGCGACCAAATGGATATTGATAAAGCAGAGTTAATATTGAGCTTCTTTGCCAAGAAATTCCGGATTTTTGATACCGAAAGCTACAATGTTCTTGTGAGTACATATACAGAGAGTGGTGATATGGAGAAGTTAATGGAGCTTCAAGATAGAATGATGAAACTAGGGTTTGCACCTAATAGCTTGACATGCAAATATGTAATCCATGGTTTATTGAAAGCCAAGAGATTGTATAAGCAGAAGTTGCTTGGTTCTTAG
- the LOC107910863 gene encoding uncharacterized protein: protein MEISEDIQMVFKKLWSLSIPAKIKITMWRALRRFLPTGQVLFNRRIRNSAICSRCNLGSESLLHVVADCNNVKEIWDGIGISWDSNLNLEIFWHWFIHLVQHKAERIWEKVVIAIWAIWWARNKQVMEGISTTRQSTIAKILSMVEELKVLNEKLPVIKAVGSDCWRPPQEPWVKLNFDAAYKTQTNKSCSGFIIRDGRGKVMGSGVTHHDNVLDAFMAEAVACFQGLLFAKETGFTTVEVEGDSRTVIEKINQEGFG, encoded by the coding sequence ATGGAAATATCAGAGGATATCCAAATGGTGTTCAAAAAATTGTGGTCTTTATCTATACCTGCTAAGATCAAAATTACGATGTGGCGAGCTCTAAGAAGATTTTTGCCAACAGGCCAAGTACTGTTTAATCGAAGGATTAGAAACTCTGCAATTTGTTCTCGATGCAATCTGGGTTCAGAATCTTTGCTACATGTGGTCGCAGATTGTaataatgtaaaagaaatttGGGATGGAATAGGCATTTCCTGGGATAGTAATTTGAATTTGGAGATTTTTTGGCATTGGTTTATTCACCTGGTTCAACATAAGGCAGAGAGGATATGGGAGAAGGTGGTCATAGCAATTTGGGCAATATGGTGGGCTCGTAACAAACAAGTGATGGAAGGTATCTCAACAACAAGGCAGAGTACAATAGCAAAAATTCTAAGCATGGTTGAAGAattgaaagtgttgaatgagaaATTACCTGTAATAAAGGCAGTGGGTTCAGACTGTTGGAGACCACCTCAAGAGCCATGGGTTAAACTGAACTTTGATGCAGCCTACAAAACCCAAACAAACAAATCATGTTCAGGTTTTATTATTAGAGATGGGAGAGGAAAGGTAATGGGAAGTGGAGTTACTCATCATGACAATGTCTTAGATGCATTCATGGCAGAAGCTGTTGCTTGCTTTCAAGGGCTTCTTTTTGCCAAAGAGACGGGGTTTACCACAGTGGAAGTTGAAGGAGATTCGAGAACGGTAATTGAGAAAATTAACCAGGAAGGGTTTGGTTGA
- the LOC107911774 gene encoding zinc finger CCCH domain-containing protein 41: MDPLFTRPYGKHKKPFENGHPVRENVSLAGEAWKNSNGLPSENDLTSKFDRKHPGFASLPRGNLDLNQRIRSNQIFNRDSGPGRGRGRDNASWNQHDSRFNFVDIASQMVQPGSVAPGLFARRGLQNVSIAQSPSWSTFGLMPGIPNGAFLANVVETEERGFCLRGDMCPMEHGINRIVVEDVQSLSQFNLPVAVPTAKLLPTPAGPGALPSGVPPSTTLMNSKDLHSKSCKPGMTEEDLGMNDTCSTSASGADLYDPDQPLWNNNGLEASAALSGLHSPTIDEAESLLNDDISDHHHGRLCDSTHDILPIKSTGSEGTNFSVWGRSGSSRSRINTKDKIDLTPLDCLENETKVEQQAFPTSQVTLSHLKWISSEDDGSKVVDSSLKSQPDSLCNNRKPTQKALRTLFVNGIPQKSNKREALLSHFRKFGEVIDIYIPLNSERAFVQFSRREEAEASLKAPDAVMGNRFIKLWCTNRDRVPDGGINSGSGVSVTSRGLTASVIPAQPAANRGKDNFQPIPQKSNVIHGVDLPSLNSPKLHSMNGLMIPPAPRKKLETLEQMKEELRKKQELLEQKRKDFQRQLDKLEKQSSGVKGDTEQAAKRQKVDIAADPANASTPRSSGPCASAATPCTMGVTDTDKSTENILSHSPKSKRQSCQSAPVGIHPFVLNKYKLDNRPTAFRVISPLPPDFAHVNVLKHFSQYGDLFSVELEDVENEDDVMVSETLNDCSAHITYSTCRSAEKAYANSKCWQGHNLQFSWLISSNSINDPISKETSSAPKEPLEADDNQTEEKLACSISQEVASDDGESKNSDVKSFVKHKYLAEVSEHSPSPTSRRKISTQHLPRSCVR, translated from the exons ATGGACCCACTATTTACAAGACCATACGGAAAGCACAAGAAACCTTTTGAAAATGGACATCCAGTCAGAGAAAATGTATCTCTAGCAGGTGAAGCCTGGAAAAATTCTAATGGTTTGCCTTCAGAAAATGACTTGACATCTAAGTTTGATAGAAAACACCCTGGATTTGCATCACTTCCTCGAGGAAATTTGGATCTGAACCAGAGAATTAGGTCAAACCAAATATTCAACAGAGATTCTGGTCCTGGTAGGGGAAGAGGAAGGGATAACGCTTCTTGGAATCAACATGATTCTAGGTTCAACTTTGTTGATATTGCTTCTCAAATGGTTCAGCCAGGTTCTGTTGCTCCAGGTCTCTTCGCAAGAAGGGGATTACAAAATGTTTCAATTGCACAAAGCCCATCATGGAGCACCTTTGGGCTTATGCCGGGAATACCTAATG GTGCATTCCTCGCCAATGTTGTTGAGACTGAGGAGCGTGGATTTTGTCTAAGAGGAGATATGTGCCCAATGGAGCATGGTATCAATCGTATTGTTGTTGAAGATGTTCAG AGTCTGTCACAGTTTAACCTTCCTGTTGCAGTTCCAACTGCAAAATTATTGCCAACACCTGCTGGACCTGGAGCACTACCTTCAGGTGTTCCTCCTTCAACCACTTTGATGAACAGCAAGGATCTACACAGCAAAAGCTGCAAGCCTGGAATGACTGAGGAAGACTTAGGTATGAATGATACTTGTTCTACCAGTGCAAGTGGTGCTGATTTGTATGATCCTGATCAACCCTTGTGGAATAACAATGGCCTGGAAGCATCAGCTGCACTCTCAGGACTACATTCACCCACGATTGATGAAGCAGAATCCTTGCTAAATGATGATATCTCTGATCATCATCATGGTAGGTTATGTGATAGTACTCATGATATATTGCCAATTAAAAGCACTGGGTCAGAGGGCACAAATTTTTCTGTTTGGGGTAGAAGTGGTAGCTCAAGAAGTAGAATAAATACAAAAGATAAAATTGACCTCACACCCTTGGACTGTCTTGAGAATGAAACCAAGGTAGAACAACAAGCCTTTCCTACCTCTCAAGTTACTTTGAGTCATTTGAAGTGGATCAGCAGTGAGGATGATGGATCCAAAGTTGTGGATTCATCATTGAAGTCACAGCCTGATAGTTTATGTAATAACAGAAAACCAACTCAAAAGGCACTGCGTACACTGTTTGTCAATGGGATTCCCCAGAAAAGCAACAAAAGAGAGGCCCTTCTTTCTCATTTTCGTAAGTTTGGAGAGGTTATTGACATTTATATTCCACTAAATAGTGAACGGGCCTTTGTACAGTTTTCAAGGAGGGAAGAGGCAGAAGCTTCTCTGAAGGCACCCGATGCTGTAATGGGTAACCGCTTTATTAAGCTCTGGTGCACAAATCGGGATAGAGTACCTGATGGTGGCATAAACAGTGGCAGTGGTGTGTCAGTAACTTCACGTGGTCTAACAGCTTCTGTTATTCCAGCTCAGCCTGCTGCTAATAGAGGAAAAGATAATTTTCAACCTATTCCCCAGAAGAGCAATGTTATCCATGGTGTTGATCTGCCTTCTCTGAATTCCCCCAAGCTTCATAGCATGAATGGTCTCATGATTCCTCCTGCACCGCGGAAAAAATTAGAGACTTTGGAGCAGATGAAAGAGGAACTACGCAAGAAGCAGGAACTGCTGGAACAGAAGCGGAAGGACTTCCAGCGCCAGTTGGACAAACTTGAGAAACAA TCTAGTGGTGTCAAAGGTGATACTGAACAAGCTGCCAAGAGGCAAAAGGTGGACATTGCGGCTGATCCTGCAAACGCTTCAACTCCAAGATCCTCTGGACCTTGTGCTTCTGCTGCAACACCATGCACAATGGGGGTGACAGATACGGACAAATCAACAGAGAATATTCTGTCCCACAGTCCTAAATCAAAGCGGCAGTCTTGTCAATCAGCACCAGTAGGCATCCATCCATTCGTGTTGAATAAATACAAATTGGATAACAGACCTACTGCTTTTAGAGTTATTTCACCATTGCCTCCTGATTTTGCACAT GTCAATGTTTTGAAGCACTTCTCACAATATGGTGATCTTTTCTCTGTGGAGCTGGAAGATGTGGAAAATGAAGATGATGTTATGGTATCTGAGACACTGAATGATTGCTCAGCTCATATAACTTACAGCACATGCCGCTCGGCAGAAAAGGCATATGCAAATAGTAAATGCTGGCAGGGTCACAATTTGCAGTTTTCATGGTTGATATCTAGCAATTCAATCAATGATCCGATTAGCAAAGAAACTTCTTCCGCACCAAAGGAGCCTTTGGAAGCTGATGATAACCAGACAGAAGAAAAATTAGCATGCAGCATCTCCCAAGAAGTTGCGTCAGACGATGGGGAATCTAAGAATTCTGATGTAAAGAGTTTTGTAAAGCATAAGTATTTAGCTGAAGTTTCAGAGCATAGTCCATCTCCAACATCTAGAAGAAAAATTAGCACGCAGCATCTCCCAAGAAGTTGCGTCAGATGA
- the LOC107911772 gene encoding mitogen-activated protein kinase kinase 3-like isoform X1 yields MSGLEELRKKLAPLFDSEKGFSAGSTLDPYDSYMLSDSGTVNLLSRSYGVYNINELGLQKCTSSPVDETDQGEKTYRCASHEMRIFGAIGSGASSVVQRAMHIPSHRILALKKINIFEKEKRQQLLTEIRTLCEAPCSEGLVEFHGAFYSPDSGQISIALEYMDGGSLADILRLKKSIPEPVLSSMFQKLLQGLSYLHGVRHLVHRDIKPANLLVNLKGEPKITDFGISAGLDNSMAMCATFVGTVTYMSPERIRNESYSYPADIWSLGLALFECGTGEFPYMANEGPVNLMLQILDDPSPSPPKHKFSPEFCSFIDACLQKDADARPTAEQLLSHPFIKKHEHDTVDLAAFVRSVFDPTQRLKDLADMLTLHYYLLFDGPDENWQHARTLYNEDSTFSFSGKQFVGPNDIHAKLSSIRGTLAGDWPPEKLVHVVEKLQCRAHGQDGVAIRVSGSFIIGNQFLICGDGLQVEGMPNFKDLSIDIPSKRMGTFQEQFIMEPGNVIGRYFIAKQELYIIQ; encoded by the exons ATGTCGGGATTAGAAGAGTTAAGGAAGAAGCTAGCGCCTCTGTTTGATTCCGAGAAGGGATTCTCGGCTGGATCAACACTTGATCCTTATGATTCTTACATG CTGTCGGATAGTGGAACTGTCAACTTGTTGAGTAGATCTTATGGAGTGTATAACATTAATGAGCTTGGATTGCAAAAATGCACATCTTCACCTGTGGACGAAACGGATCAAGGTGAAAAGACGTATCGGTGTGCATCTCATGAGATGCGGATATTCGGGGCAATAGGTAGTGGTGCAAGCAGTGTTGTTCAAAGAGCTATGCATATTCCATCTCATAGAATTCTTGCATTgaagaaaattaatatatttgaGAAG GAGAAAAGACAACAACTTTTGACAGAAATACGGACACTTTGTGAAGCACCCTGTTCTGAGGGTCTGGTGGAATTCCATGGAGCTTTCTATTCCCCGGACTCGGGACAAATAAGCATAGCTTTAGAATACATGGATGGAGGGTCACTGGCAGATATCTTAAGATTGAAGAAAAGTATACCAGAACCAGTCCTTTCATCTATGTTTCAGAAGCTCCTGCAG GGACTAAGCTACTTGCATGGAGTTAGGCATTTGGTTCACAGAGACATCAAGCCTGCAAATTTGCTCGTAAATCTTAAAGGGGAGCCCAAAATAACAGATTTTGGCATAAGTGCTGGCCTAGATAATTCAATGGCAATG TGTGCTACCTTTGTCGGAACTGTTACATACATGTCACCCGAGCGAATTCGAAATGAGAGTTATTCTTATCCTGCTGATATATGGAGCCTTGGTCTTGCTCTCTTTGAGTGCGGAACTGGAGAATTTCCATATATGGCTAATGAAGGACCTGTTAATCTCATGTTGCAG ATCTTGGATGATCCTTCCCCATCACCGCCAAAACACAAATTTTCACCAGAGTTCTGTTCATTTATCGATGCTTGCCTGCAGAAGGATGCAGATGCCAGACCAACAGCTGAGCAG CTTCTTTCCCACCCATTTATCAAAAAGCATGAGCATGATACAGTAGACCTAGCAGCATTTGTTCGAAGTGTTTTTGATCCAACTCAAAGACTGAAAGATTTGGCTGAT ATGTTGACATTACACTATTACTTACTATTTGATGGACCGGACGAAAACTGGCAGCATGCAAGGACCCTATACAATGAAGATTCGACTTTTAG TTTCTCAGGGAAGCAGTTTGTTGGTCCAAATGATATCCATGCAAAGTTGTCCAGTATCCGGGGCACATTAGCAGGTGACTGGCCCCCTGAAAAGCTTGTACATGTTGTAGAAAAACTCCAATGTCGTGCTCATGGTCAAGACGGAGTAGCAATCCGTGTCTCAGGATCCTTCATTATTGGAAATCAGTTTCTAATTTGTGGGGATGGTTTACAAGTAGAGGGCATGCCTAACTTTAAAGATCTTTCTATCGATATCCCTAGTAAGCGAATGGGTACATTTCAGGAACAATTTATAATGGAACCAGGAAATGTCATTGGTCGCTACTTTATAGCTAAACAAGAGCTTTACATTATTCAATAG
- the LOC107911775 gene encoding pentatricopeptide repeat-containing protein At5g40400 isoform X1 yields the protein MTRASLSALNQSLVNSANFYGNFITKLPFSSSSASSLQTIENSQCKPLLNPLYNLLPETRNPNKIIDLISSSLKQNNSQLTLLQNHIKPLIPHLGCHEITRVLLRFQSDCSSALTFFNWVKNDLGIKLSSHNYCYIVHILAWSKNFSLAMNLLCELIDFVKDCSNCEDLFESLVSCSKDCNFDPVVFDMLIKGYVRKGMVKEAIRTFTNVLEVGYLPSVITCNCLLNGLLRLNFIDQCWLVYEEMGRVGIRPNSYTFNILTNVFCKDGNVDKVNEFLERMEEEGFDPDLVTYNTLISSYCRKERLNDAFYLYRIMYRRGVVPDLVSYTALMNGLCKEGRVREAHQLFHRMVHRGLNPDIVSYNTLISGYCKEGRMQESKYLVHEMIGNGISPDSFTCRVLVEGYGKQGRLVSALNLVVELRRFGVSISSSIYDFLIVSLCREDRPFAAKNILGRISQDGYVPKPDIYNELIETFCRCNNVADALLVKAEMVRKRIKVNLVAYRALICSSCRIGCLSSATATKWILIKQS from the exons atgaCTCGAGCTTCGCTCAGTGCCTTAAACCAGAGCCTAGTAAACTCAGCCAATTTCTATGGGAACTTCATAACAAAATTACCCTTTTCTTCATCCTCAGCTTCTTCACTTCAAACCATTGAAAACTCTCAGTGTAAACCGCTCTTAAATCCACTTTACAATCTTCTTCCTGAAACCCGAAACCCTAATAAAATAATAGACCTCATTTCATCCTCTCTCAAACAAAACAATTCTCAATTAACCCTTCTCCAAAATCACATAAAACCCCTTATTCCTCATTTGGGCTGTCATGAAATCACAAGGGTATTATTAAGATTCCAGTCTGACTGTTCTTCAGCTTTAACCTTCTTCAACTGGGTGAAAAACGATCTGGGTATTAAACTTTCTTCACATAACTACTGTTACATTGTTCATATATTGGCTTGGTCTAAAAATTTCTCTTTGGCAATGAACTTGTTATGTGAATTGATTGATTTTGTTAAAGACTGTTCAAATTGTGAAGATCTTTTTGAAAGTTTGGTGAGCTGTAGTAAAGATTGTAACTTTGATCCTGTTGTTTTTGATATGCTTATTAAGGGTTATGTGAGAAAGGGTATGGTTAAAGAAGCGATTAGAACCTTTACGAACGTTTTGGAAGTCGGCTATTTGCCCTCTGTGATCACTTGCAATTGTCTTTTGAATGGATTGTTGAGGTTGAATTTTATTGATCAGTGTTGGTTAGTGTATGAAGAGATGGGGAGAGTCGGGATTCGACCAAATTCGTACACTTTTAATATATTGACTAATGTTTTTTGCAAAGATGGGAATGTTGATAAGGTTAATGAGTTCTTGGAGAGGATGGAAGAAGAAGGGTTTGATCCTGATTTGGTGACCTATAATACACTGATTAGTAGCTATTGTAGGAAAGAGAGACTCAATGATGCATTCTATTTGTATCGGATTATGTATCGGAGAGGTGTTGTGCCAGATTTGGTTTCATATACCGCACTGATGAACGGTCTTTGTAAAGAAGGGAGGGTGAGAGAGGCACATCAGTTATTCCATAGAATGGTTCATCGAGGATTGAATCCGGACATTGTGTCGTATAATACTCTTATTTCTGGTTATTGCAAGGAGGGGAGGATGCAAGAGTCGAAATATTTGGTGCATGAGATGATAGGAAATGGGATTTCCCCTGATAGTTTTACTTGTCGAGTTCTCGTGGAAGGATATGGAAAACAGGGAAGGTTGGTTTCAGCTTTGAATTTGGTTGTAGAGCTAAGGAGATTTGGGGTTTCCATATCATCCAGCATTTATGATTTTTTGATTGTTTCTTTATGTCGTGAGGATCGACCATTCGCTGCAAAGAATATCCTTGGGAGAATCTCTCAGGATGGTTATGTACCCAAACCAGATATCTATAACGAATTGATCGAAACGTTCTGCAGATGcaataatgtggccgatgcattgCTCGTAAAAGCTGAGATGGTTCGTAAGAGAATAAAAGTCAATCTTGTTGCATACAGAGCTCTTATATGCTCATCATGTAGAATAG GGTGCTTATCCAGTGCTACTGCGACCAAATGGATATTGATAAAGCAGAGTTAA
- the LOC107911772 gene encoding mitogen-activated protein kinase kinase 3-like (The RefSeq protein has 2 substitutions compared to this genomic sequence), with protein MSGLEELRKKLAPLFDSEKGFSAGSTLDPYDSYMLSDSGTVNLLSRSYGVYNINELGLQKCTSSPVDETDQGEKTYRCASHEMRIFGAIGSGASSVVQRAMHIPSHRILALKKINIFEKEKRQQLLTEIRTLCEAPCSEGLVEFHGAFYSPDSGQISIALEYVDGGSLADILRLKKSIPEPVLSSMFQKLLQGLSYLHGVRHLVHRDIKPANLLVNLKGEPKIADFGISAGLDNSMAMCATFVGTVTYMSPERIRNESYSYPADIWSLGLALFECGTGEFPYMANEGPVNLMLQILDDPSPSPPKHKFSPEFCSFIDACLQKDADARPTAEQLLSHPFIKKHEHDTVDLAAFVRSVFDPTQRLKDLADMLTLHYYLLFDGPDENWQHARTLYNEDSTFSFSGKQFVGPNDIHAKLSSIRGTLAGDWPPEKLVHVVEKLQCRAHGQDGVAIRVSGSFIIGNQFLICGDGLQVEGMPNFKDLSIDIPSKRMGTFQEQFIMEPGNVIGRYFIAKQELYIIQ; from the exons ATGTCGGGATTAGAAGAGTTAAGGAAGAAGCTAGCGCCTCTGTTTGATTCCGAGAAGGGATTCTCGGCTGGATCAACACTTGATCCTTATGATTCTTACATG CTGTCGGATAGTGGAACTGTCAACTTGTTGAGTAGATCTTATGGAGTGTATAACATTAATGAGCTTGGATTGCAAAAATGCACATCTTCACCTGTGGACGAAACGGATCAAGGTGAAAAGACGTATCGGTGTGCATCTCATGAGATGCGGATATTCGGGGCAATAGGTAGTGGTGCAAGCAGTGTTGTTCAAAGAGCTATGCATATTCCATCTCATAGAATTCTTGCATTgaagaaaattaatatatttgaGAAG GAGAAAAGACAACAACTTTTGACAGAAATACGGACACTTTGTGAAGCACCCTGTTCTGAGGGTCTGGTGGAATTCCATGGAGCTTTCTATTCCCCGGACTCGGGACAAATAAGCATAGCTTTAGAATACATGGATGGAGGGTCACTGGCAGATATCTTAAGATTGAAGAAAAGTATACCAGAACCAGTCCTTTCATCTATGTTTCAGAAGCTCCTGCAG GGACTAAGCTACTTGCATGGAGTTAGGCATTTGGTTCACAGAGACATCAAGCCTGCAAATTTGCTCGTAAATCTTAAAGGGGAGCCCAAAATAACAGATTTTGGCATAAGTGCTGGCCTAGATAATTCAATGGCAATG TGTGCTACCTTTGTCGGAACTGTTACATACATGTCACCCGAGCGAATTCGAAATGAGAGTTATTCTTATCCTGCTGATATATGGAGCCTTGGTCTTGCTCTCTTTGAGTGCGGAACTGGAGAATTTCCATATATGGCTAATGAAGGACCTGTTAATCTCATGTTGCAG ATCTTGGATGATCCTTCCCCATCACCGCCAAAACACAAATTTTCACCAGAGTTCTGTTCATTTATCGATGCTTGCCTGCAGAAGGATGCAGATGCCAGACCAACAGCTGAGCAG CTTCTTTCCCACCCATTTATCAAAAAGCATGAGCATGATACAGTAGACCTAGCAGCATTTGTTCGAAGTGTTTTTGATCCAACTCAAAGACTGAAAGATTTGGCTGAT ATGTTGACATTACACTATTACTTACTATTTGATGGACCGGACGAAAACTGGCAGCATGCAAGGACCCTATACAATGAAGATTCGACTTTTAG TTTCTCAGGGAAGCAGTTTGTTGGTCCAAATGATATCCATGCAAAGTTGTCCAGTATCCGGGGCACATTAGCAGGTGACTGGCCCCCTGAAAAGCTTGTACATGTTGTAGAAAAACTCCAATGTCGTGCTCATGGTCAAGACGGAGTAGCAATCCGTGTCTCAGGATCCTTCATTATTGGAAATCAGTTTCTAATTTGTGGGGATGGTTTACAAGTAGAGGGCATGCCTAACTTTAAAGATCTTTCTATCGATATCCCTAGTAAGCGAATGGGTACATTTCAGGAACAATTTATAATGGAACCAGGAAATGTCATTGGTCGCTACTTTATAGCTAAACAAGAGCTTTACATTATTCAATAG
- the LOC107911227 gene encoding LOB domain-containing protein 25: MASSSHSSNFPCAACKFLRRKCMPDCVFAPYFPPEEPQKFINVHKIFGASNVSKLINEVAPHQREDAVNSLAYEAEARLKDPVYGCVGAISILQRQVLRLQRELDAIHADLIRYATATCNCNEMPPPMGRTCFHHNTSGNIYYPNPHWNEPYEGNGRSDGGSL; encoded by the coding sequence ATGGCTTCTTCCAGCCATTCATCAAATTTTCCATGTGCTGCCTGCAAGTTCTTGAGGAGAAAATGCATGCCAGATTGTGTTTTTGCACCCTATTTTCCACCTGAAGAACCCCAGAAATTTATCAATGTTCACAAAATATTTGGTGCAAGCAATGTTAGCAAACTGATCAATGAAGTAGCACCCCATCAAAGAGAAGATGCAGTGAACTCCCTTGCATATGAAGCTGAAGCAAGGTTGAAAGATCCTGTTTATGGCTGTGTTGGAGCCATTTCCATTCTCCAAAGACAAGTTTTGAGACTCCAAAGGGAATTGGATGCCATACATGCTGATTTAATCCGATATGCCACCGCCACCTGCAACTGCAATGAAATGCCACCGCCAATGGGAAGAACTTGTTTTCATCATAATACTTCTGGTAATATTTACTACCCTAATCCTCACTGGAATGAACCTTATGAAGGCAATGGAAGATCAGATGGTGGAAGCCTTTGA